DNA sequence from the Streptomyces sp. MST-110588 genome:
GTCTCCGTCCCGCGAGCTCATGGCTATGCATGTCCGCCGGGACGCAGGCTGATTGGCTGATTGGTGGATCTGAAACGCAGGTAGTGGACGTGATGAGGTCGACGTTCAGCGAGGGTTGCAGCGCGGATCGTCCAAACCTGAGCAGCGGTCGCAATGGATGTCCATCAACTCGCCTGTGGGAATCAGGTATCAGAGCTGGGGGTGGTGTCTCCGGGAGCTCCGACGCGGGCGCCTCCCCGGACGCGACGAGCGCCCCCGGAAGTGGTGTGGGCGACGAACCGGGTGCGCCGCCCGCCGTTGGTCATCCTGCGGACACACCCATGCCCAGCTCACCACCGGGTCCGGTGTCGGCACCACCACCGCCTACCGGCACATCACCGAGGCCGTCGAGATCCCGGACGGCACCAGAGTTTTACAGCGTCGTCTCGCCGTCCGAACGTGAGGCTGTCTACCTGCCTACATGCCTCCATGTCTACGTGGCGTCATCGCCTCGTCGTCTCGTCGTCTCGTCGCCCGCCTCGTGGAGATGAGCCTCGACCGGTCCCAGGTGCTGGTCGTGGGCCAGGACGAGGTCGTCCCCAAAGGCGAGAACGCGAATGCTTCCGCTCGCGAACCGCAGGGTGATGCCGACGGCGAAATCGAGGTTGCCGTGCTGGTAGCGGATCTCTCGGCCGGAGAGAATCCGCCGGCCGGTGAATCGGGTCATGGGGAAGCCGGGCGGGTCTTCTTCGACCGTGGTGTGGCCGTATTCGTCCATGTCGTAGGGGCCGTGGGGCCGGTTGATCTCCAGGGACAAGCCGTCACCCGGCGTGTGGAACCGCACGGGGCCGAGGCCGTCCATGTGCAGCCACATGTGCAGGAGGGAGGGCTCGGTCTCCTGGTGGTGGTGCCAGGACGTCGTCACATGCAGCAGACGCCTGTCGACCAGGTCCTCAAAGCTGATCATCCGTCGATGCTTTCACGGCGCTCAGTGATTCGGCACCGGTCAAGGAGGGTTCGCTGCGTCCGTCCTCCCGGCCGGGAGGACGGCACCGTGCCCGGCCACTATGAGACGCCTTGGGCGCATGCCCCGTGAGGTCCGGACACCCCCCTGGAGGCGGGGGCCGGAGCCGAGCCGTCACAATCGAGGGGTGTCCAAGAACCACGCGCGCCGGCGAACGGCGATCACTTCCACCTCGCCCTGCCCGTGCGGGCTCGGCCGTCCGTACGGTGAATGCTGCGGCAGCTTTCACCGGGGGCGGGCGAGCGCTCCTACGGCGGAGCGCCTGATGCGGTCCCGTTACAGCGCCTTCGCCGTCGGCGACGTCGCCTATCTGCTGCGGACCTGGCACCCCTCGACCCGGCCCGCCGCCCTGGACCTGGAGCCGGAACAGCACTGGACCCGTCTGGAGATCCTCGGCTCCACGGGCGGCAGCGCGTTCCACAACGAGGGCACCGTCGCCTTCCGGGCGCACTTCGTCCTGGGCGGGTACGAGGACAGTCAGTACGAGAACAGCCGCTTCGTACGGGACGGCGGGCAGTGGGTCTACCTGGATGCCCTGCCGGACACCGGGCCGACGTCCGGCGGCTGAGGCGGGCGGATAAGTGGGCAGGTAAGGCGGGCGGGTGAGTGGACGCGGCAGTGACCGGGCCGGACTCAGCGTCCGCGGAGCTGTTCGATCTCGCGGCGGTCGCGCTTGGTCGGCCGTCCGGTGCCGCGGTCACGGTGGCCGACGACCGCCATCGCCTCGCGCGGCGGAGGCGGCGGGCTGTTGTCGATGAAGCACTCCGCGGCGACACTCGCTCCCACGCGCTTGCTCAGGACGCGTGAGACGACGACGATCCGCTCACGGCCGGCGAGCCGCAGCCGTACCTCATCGCCCTTGCGTACCGCCTGAGCGGGTTTTACGCGCTCACCGTTGACGCGTACATGCCCGGCCCGGCAGGCCGCGTTGGCCTGTGACCGGGTCTTGGTGAGCCGGACGGACCAGATCCAGCTATCGACGCGCGTGGTCCCCTCGTCTGAAGCCATGGCATGACTCTAAGGGCCGCGGGCCTCCGACCGGAGCAATGACCGTCGACGAACCGATGCGCTGTGTGTGCCGGTCCTCACCACGCCGGTGTCTGTCTGCCTGCTACGCCGATGCCTTCTTGGTCTTCTTCGCCGTGCTCTTCTTGGCCGTACCGCTCTTGGCCGTACCGCTCTTCTTGGCGGTGGTCTTGGATGCCGCCGTCTTCTTGGCCGAGGTGTTTTTCTTGGTGTCGCCTCCCTTGCCGGAGGAGGAACCGGAGGAGGAGGCCGACCGCGTCCCGGCCGTCTTGCGTGGTGCCGTCTTCTTCGCGGCGCTCTTCTTCGCCGTCTTACGGGCCCCGATCGAGGTGACCGAGGCGGACCGCTCCTCCTCATCCCTTTCGCCGTCCCCCTCGCCACCGCCGTCCGCCCCGCCGCCTTCCCCGCGCGCTTCCCGGGCCGCTCGGACACTGCTTTCCAGCGCCGCCATCAGGTCGATCACCTGTCCGCCCTTCCTGACCCCGGTGTCCGGTGCGGTGGGTTCGCCGCCTTCGAGCTTGGCGGCGACCAGTTGCTCGACGGCCTCGCGGTAGTCGTCGTGCAGCTCACTGGAATCCAGTTCGCCCAGGGAGTCCATGAGCGTCTCGGCCAGGGTGAGTTCGTTGTCGCGGATCTTGACGTCCTCGCTGGGTACGACGCCGGCCGTCGGGCGCACCTGGTCCGGCCACAGCAGGGCGTGCATCACGATCGCCCCGTCATGCGAACGGAGCATCGCCAGGGTCTCGCGGCCGTGCATCGCCACCTTGCCGATCGCCACCTTCTCGTGGTGCTCCAGGGCCTCGCGCAACAGTGTGTACGGCTTGACTGCCGCGAGGCCGTTGGGACCCAGGTAGTACGACTTGTCCATCTGGAGGGGATCGATCTCGCCGGGGTCGACGAACGCCAGGATCGTGAGCGTCTTGGCGGTCGGCAGCGGCAGCTTGGCCAGGTCCTTGTCGGTGAGGGGCACGATCGTGTCGTCGGCCGCCTGGTAGCCCTTGCCGACCTCCTCGTTGGGGACCTCTTCGCCGTCCAGCTCGCAGACCTTGCGGTAGTGGATCCGGCCGCCGTCCTTCTCGTGGATGCGTACGAAGGAGACCGAGGCGGTGCGCTCGGTGGCGCTGTACGTCTTCACGGGGATGCTGACCAGGCCAAACGATATGGCCCCATTCCATACAGACCGCATAGTTCATCCCTTGTGTGGGATTTTGTGGGATTCTCATCCTATGTCGCCGATCACGCTCGTGGAGGGGCGGCGCCTTGCGCTGACGAACCTGGACAAGGTCCTCTATCCGGCCACCGGCACCACCAAGGCCGAGGTCGTCCACTACTACGCCACGACCGCCGACGCGCTCCTCGCCCATCTCCACGACCGGCCCGTCTCCTTCCTGCGCTACCCCGACGGGCCCGACGGCGAGAAGTTCTTCACCAAGAACGTGCCGCCGGGAACACCCGCATGGGTGCGGACAACCGAGGTACCCAGTTCCACCGCCACATCCAGGCGGCAGGTGCTCCTCCAGGACATGGCCTCTCTCATGTGGGCCGCGAACCTGGTCGTCGAGCTGCACACCCCGCAGTGGACCGCCGACCGGCCGCGCGTCGCCGACCGGCTCGTCCTGGACCTGGATCCCGGAGCGCCGGCCACGATCGTGGAGTGCTGTGCCGCCGCCCTGTGGCTGCGCGAGCGGCTGAAGGCCGACGGCCTGGTCGCGTACGCCAAGACCAGCGGCTCCAAAGGGCTGCACATCCTCGCGGCCATCGAGCCCACCCCTTCGGCGAACGTCACCGCCTACGCCAAGAGCATCGCGATCGAAGCCGAACGTACGTTTCCGGACCGGATCGTGCACAAGATGACCAAGGCGCTCCGGCCGGGCAAGGTCTTCATCGACTTCTCCCAGAACGCCGCCGCGAAGACCACGGCCACCCCGTACACGCTGCGCGCCCGCCCGCTGCCCACCGTCTCCACCCCCGTCACCTGGCAGGAGGTGGCCGACTGCACCGACCCGCGGGAACTGGACTTCCGGCACGACCAGGCCGCCGCACGCTACGAACGCGATGGTGACCTGCTCCGGCCGCTGCTGGACACCGGCGACGCCGGACCGCTCCCTCCAGGCCACCGGTGACCGCGCATGGATGCCAGCCCGCCGGCCATCCCTCTTCGGCCTCCCGTCGATGTCATGCGCCCCCGGCCAGCCGAGGAGATTCCCGCGCAGACCGGTACGCCGCCGGAGCTTCAGTACTCCCTCAAACTCGACGGCTTCCGCGCGCTCGCCTTCGTCCTGGAGGGCGGCGCGGCCGTCCTCCAGTCCCGCTCGCAGCGGGACCTGTCCAGGGAATTCCCCCAGATCGCCGCCTACCTGGGAAAGCATCTGCCGCCCGGAACCGTCCTGGACGGTGAGCTGTGTGCCTACCGGGACGGGCGGCTGAGCTTCACCGACCTGCTCCGCTCCCACGACGACCGGGAGCGGTCGGGTGTCCCGGTCTCCTATGTCGCCTTCGACGTCCTCGCCGTTCCGGGCGAGGACGTCAGGCCCCGGACGCTGGGGGAGCGCTGGGAACTTTTGGGAGTCGTACTGCGAGACGTCGGCCCGCCACTCCAGCGCGTCCTGGCGACGCAGGACGAGGAAACCGCCCGTGTCTGGTACCGCGACATGAGAGCCGTGGGCGTCGAGGGGATCGTGGCGAAGGCACTGAGCTCGACCTACCGCGGAGGGGCCACCTGGGCCTGGCGGAAGGTCCGGCATTCCGACACCCGGGACGGCACGCTCCTCGGTGTGTTCGGCCCGGCGGAAAGGCCGTACGGTCTCCTGGTCGCCCTGCCCGACGGCCGGACCGTGACGACCTCGCCCCGGCTGACCCCGATGCAGTCGCGGCAGGTGGGCGAGCTGGTGCGCGACCGCTTGGGAGAGCCGACGAACCACCCGGAGTACGCGGACCACGGACCGGTACGCATGCTCACCGAGCCTCTCCTCGTCGAACTGCGCCAGACCGCGGGCCGCCACGGGACCACGAAATTCGTACGCGTGCGGTCCGACGCCTGATGCCTGACGCGGTTCAGCTTCGCAAGGGCGGCGTGGTGGGCTTTCCGGCCGGTCCACCGATGTGCGAGTGACTTCGGTCGGCCTGCTTCTCGAATGCTCCGGTACGGCCATGATCGCGTTCCCCCGTATTTCCCCGTGTCTTGATCGACCGTGATTTATTCAGCGGTTCCTTTGATCTCCTCTGCTTTTCTTCCCCCTCTTCCCCTTCGCCTCCTTTCCCTTTCCGTCGTGCTCGTCGTCTCCGATTCCGCGTTTCCGCTGTTTCGTGTGATACCAGCATGGCCTCGGCGGGTGCGGGTGTAAATCACACGTTCGAGTGATGAGGCTGCGTGTTCGAATTCCCGGAGGCAAGGGCGCTGCGGATCCGTACATATCGGGCGCAGACGTCGCGTGGCGAGGGCGGGGAACGAGGGATGCGGCATGGCAGCGACGCCGTGGCGCAGGAGCGCCGACCGGGGGGTATGCGTCGGCGCTATCGCCATGTGCATTCATCCCTACGGCCCCCCTCCCCCTCCAGAATCCCGGTACCCAAACCGTTTCCGGACGACGAGGACCCCCATGAGACGCACCACCACCGTGCTTTCCACCGTGCTCGGCCTCGGCCTGACCGCGGCCCTCGGAGCCGGCCCGGCGACCGCCGCGACCGCCCCGCAGACCACCCCCCACACCATGCAGACGACCGCCGTCCAGTACGCCGGCTCCAAGGCGGAGGCCGCCGCCAACAAGGCGTTCTTCCAGGCGGTCATGAAGTCGGTCGCCGCCAAGCGCGCGGCGGTGCCCGGCGCGCAGAGCGTCACCGTCACCTACAACGCCAGCAACGCGCCGACCTTCCGCAGCCAGATATCGCGCAGCGCGCAGATCTGGAACAGCTCCGTGAGCAACGTCAAGCTCCAGGAAGGCGCCAACGCGGACTTCACGTACTACGAGGGCAACGACTCCCGCGGCTCGTACGCCAGCACCGACGGTCACGGCCGGGGCTACATCTTCCTCGACTACCGCCAGAACCAGCAGTACAACTCCACCCGCGTCACCGCCCACGAGACCGGCCACGTGCTCGGCCTGCCCGACCACTACTCGGGCCCGTGCAGCGAACTGATGTCGGGCGGCGGCCCCGGCCCCTCGTGCCAGAACACCTACCCCAACGCCCAGGAGCGCAGCCGGGTGAACGCCCTGTGGCGTTACGGCATCGCCGCGGCACTCGCCCCGGCCTCCCGTTCCTGATCCTCTCCGCCTGATACGGCCGTTCCGGGGTGGCGTCGGCACCGCCCCGGAACGGCCGTCGGCGTGTTCCGGTACACCTTCCGCGCGCGGTGAGCCGGGGCGTGCCCGGTGGCGCGGGGACCCGGCCAGGTGGAGGAACACCGGGTGCCGGACGCGTCCTACGGGTACACGTGTACGCACGCAGGCGTACAGATGACGCCCGATCAGCACGGACGGAAGGGTGTGCGACCCCGTGGCCGAGTTCCTGACAGACATTGAGACCATCCGTAACCGCGCGCGTATGGAGATCGAGAAGGGCCCGGTGACCGACGCCTACGGAGCCGACCTGGACCGGGTCCTCCAGGTGCTCAACGAGGCACTCGCCACCGAGATCGTCTGCACGCTGCGGTACAAGCGGCACTACTTCACGGCGTCCGGGCTGTACTCCGAGCCGGTTGCCGCCGAATTCCTGGAGCACGCCCAGGAGGAGCAGGAGCACGCGGACAAGCTGGCGAAGCGGATCGT
Encoded proteins:
- a CDS encoding YchJ family metal-binding protein, coding for MSKNHARRRTAITSTSPCPCGLGRPYGECCGSFHRGRASAPTAERLMRSRYSAFAVGDVAYLLRTWHPSTRPAALDLEPEQHWTRLEILGSTGGSAFHNEGTVAFRAHFVLGGYEDSQYENSRFVRDGGQWVYLDALPDTGPTSGG
- a CDS encoding RNA-binding S4 domain-containing protein, encoding MASDEGTTRVDSWIWSVRLTKTRSQANAACRAGHVRVNGERVKPAQAVRKGDEVRLRLAGRERIVVVSRVLSKRVGASVAAECFIDNSPPPPPREAMAVVGHRDRGTGRPTKRDRREIEQLRGR
- a CDS encoding Ku protein — protein: MRSVWNGAISFGLVSIPVKTYSATERTASVSFVRIHEKDGGRIHYRKVCELDGEEVPNEEVGKGYQAADDTIVPLTDKDLAKLPLPTAKTLTILAFVDPGEIDPLQMDKSYYLGPNGLAAVKPYTLLREALEHHEKVAIGKVAMHGRETLAMLRSHDGAIVMHALLWPDQVRPTAGVVPSEDVKIRDNELTLAETLMDSLGELDSSELHDDYREAVEQLVAAKLEGGEPTAPDTGVRKGGQVIDLMAALESSVRAAREARGEGGGADGGGEGDGERDEEERSASVTSIGARKTAKKSAAKKTAPRKTAGTRSASSSGSSSGKGGDTKKNTSAKKTAASKTTAKKSGTAKSGTAKKSTAKKTKKASA
- the ligD gene encoding non-homologous end-joining DNA ligase; this encodes MSPITLVEGRRLALTNLDKVLYPATGTTKAEVVHYYATTADALLAHLHDRPVSFLRYPDGPDGEKFFTKNVPPGTPAWVRTTEVPSSTATSRRQVLLQDMASLMWAANLVVELHTPQWTADRPRVADRLVLDLDPGAPATIVECCAAALWLRERLKADGLVAYAKTSGSKGLHILAAIEPTPSANVTAYAKSIAIEAERTFPDRIVHKMTKALRPGKVFIDFSQNAAAKTTATPYTLRARPLPTVSTPVTWQEVADCTDPRELDFRHDQAAARYERDGDLLRPLLDTGDAGPLPPGHR
- a CDS encoding DNA ligase — translated: MRPRPAEEIPAQTGTPPELQYSLKLDGFRALAFVLEGGAAVLQSRSQRDLSREFPQIAAYLGKHLPPGTVLDGELCAYRDGRLSFTDLLRSHDDRERSGVPVSYVAFDVLAVPGEDVRPRTLGERWELLGVVLRDVGPPLQRVLATQDEETARVWYRDMRAVGVEGIVAKALSSTYRGGATWAWRKVRHSDTRDGTLLGVFGPAERPYGLLVALPDGRTVTTSPRLTPMQSRQVGELVRDRLGEPTNHPEYADHGPVRMLTEPLLVELRQTAGRHGTTKFVRVRSDA
- the snpA gene encoding snapalysin, producing the protein MRRTTTVLSTVLGLGLTAALGAGPATAATAPQTTPHTMQTTAVQYAGSKAEAAANKAFFQAVMKSVAAKRAAVPGAQSVTVTYNASNAPTFRSQISRSAQIWNSSVSNVKLQEGANADFTYYEGNDSRGSYASTDGHGRGYIFLDYRQNQQYNSTRVTAHETGHVLGLPDHYSGPCSELMSGGGPGPSCQNTYPNAQERSRVNALWRYGIAAALAPASRS